In Schistocerca americana isolate TAMUIC-IGC-003095 unplaced genomic scaffold, iqSchAmer2.1 HiC_scaffold_131, whole genome shotgun sequence, a single genomic region encodes these proteins:
- the LOC124564276 gene encoding piggyBac transposable element-derived protein 4-like: MGDSLTEEEIRRLLEESGSEIDDDGFQTENSSSEIDGNNEWSENENEPSDVLEECEAPIQKGRGRIQQQQSQNNVVEWVNDDVLQQLPLFEDVSNVLAPLSAESTEFDCWSVFIDANVIKNIKTETNRYAAATISKLRMQNKITSRSLWANWSAVKLHEMYQFFAIIIHMCLVHKPNITDYWSNDLMLDSSLPAKIMKRDRFRSIYFMLHVNNNDNYVRRGQPNHDPIHKIRPFFDNFVLKSKNSFSPGENLTVDEGLCPFRGRIRFRVYIKNKPSRYGIKFFILSDSATGYVLNCEVYTGAGEKDNSADSVVLRLCNSYLRKGHTLYMDRFYTSVKLFEKLFDEGTSAVGTVMRNRRGLPQEFKQNKLRRGEIVFKRKNSVLALHWKDSRDVFALSTKHRMTSSVTKTKSKAGMVEKLKPDLILDYNKNKTGVDHGDQLMTYYYFQRRTMKWWKKVFFHVFMMCVVNSYILYKKLRPVSHKRTSLFTFMVNLGKQILEKSGEVFNENEKQGSAANRLTARHFPTHVPSTTSKKYASRYCIVCSEKGARSTGKRVRRETRWWCEECNVGLCLPDCFKQYHTKTNFTQ; the protein is encoded by the exons ATGGGGGACAGTTTGACTGAAGAGGAAATTCGGAGGCTGCTGGAAGAATCTGGATCTGAAATTGACGATGATGGATTTCAAACTGAAAATAGTTCTTCTGAAATAGATG GTAACAACGAGTGGTCCGAAAATGAAAATGAGCCATCAGACGTATTAGAAGAGTGTGAAGCTCCCATTCAAAAAGGCAGAGGCAGAATACAACAACAGCAGTCCCAAAACAACGTTGTTGAATGGGTAAATGACGATGTCCTACAACAATTACCGCTCTTTGAAGACGTAAGTAATGTCTTGGCACCTTTGAGCGCCGAAAGCACTGAATTTGACTGTTGGAGCGTCTTTATTGACGCAAATGTCATCAAAAATATAAAGACAGAAACAAACCGCTACGCTGCAGCAACAATTTCCAAATTGCGgatgcaaaataaaataacttccaggTCGCTTTGGGCCAATTGGTCTGCTGTGAAGCTACATGAGATGTATCAGTTTTTTGCTATAATTATTCACATGTGCCTTGTACACAAACCAAATATTACGGACTATTGGAGCAATGACCTAATGCTAGATTCCTCCTTACCTGCAAAAATCATGAAAAGAGACAGATTTAGGTCAATTTACTTTATGCTTCACGTAAATAACAACGACAATTATGTACGAAGGGGTCAACCAAACCATGATCCTATACACAAAATCCGACCTTTTTTTGATAACTTTGTACTGAAAAGCAAGAACAGTTTTTCTCCTGGCGAGAATCTCACAGTTGATGAAGGTTTATGTCCATTCAGAGGGAGAATTCGATTTCGAGTATATATCAAGAACAAACCGAGCAGGTAtggtataaaatttttcattctaaGTGATTCAGCAACAGGATATGTTTTGAACTGTGAAGTGTACACCGGTGCAGGTGAAAAAGACAACAGTGCAGATTCAGTGGTGCTACGTTTGTGCAACAGTTATCTACGTAAGGGTCATACATTGTACATGGACCGCTTTTATACTTctgtaaaattatttgaaaagttGTTTGATGAGGGCACATCTGCTGTTGGCACAGTAATGAGAAACAGAAGAGGCctaccacaggaattcaaacagAATAAACTAAGAAGAGGTGAAATcgtattcaagagaaaaaattccGTGCTAGCACTTCACTGGAAAGATTCTAGGGATGTGTTTGCCCTTTCTACCAAACATAGAATGACAAGTAGTGTTACTAAGACAAAATCCAAGGCTGGAATGGTAGAAAAACTGAAGCCTGATCTCATACttgattataataaaaataaaactggtgtTGATCATGGAGATCAGCTGATGACCTACTATTATTTTCAACGACGAACAATGAAATGGTGGAAAAAGgtattttttcatgtatttatgATGTGCGTGGTCAATTCTTACATTCTGTACAAGAAACTTCGGCCTGTCTCTCACAAACGAACCAGCTTGTTTACTTTTATGGTGAACCTGGGaaaacaaatactggagaaatccgGCGaagttttcaatgaaaatgaaaagcAGGGTTCAGCAGCAAACAGGCTAACAGCAAGGCATTTCCCCACtcacgtcccatcgacaacaagcAAGAAATATGCATCAAGATATTGCATTGTTTGCTCTGAGAAGGGCGCACGGAGTACTGGCAAACGAGTGAGAAGGGAGACGAGATGGTGGTGTGAAGAATGTAATGTAGGATTGTGTCTACCTGACTGTTTCAAGCAATATCACACAAAGACAAATTTTACTCAATGA